From the Hordeum vulgare subsp. vulgare chromosome 1H, MorexV3_pseudomolecules_assembly, whole genome shotgun sequence genome, the window CAGCTTAAGCAAAAGCTAATCCTGAGGCAGACGCGTAAAAATGCAGAATCAGCAAGTGATTCTTCCCCGGTTGCTCTTTCTGCATTCTCGGCATTCCTCCTTGGTGCCATCTCAAAAAGTGTTGCTACGATCTTGACTTACCCATTAATCAGGTATGGAAACTTCACTTGTTATATAGACTTCTCTACTTGCTTTTTGCTTGTCAATGCGGATTATAAATTCAACCAGCCACTGCAGTTATCTGACATCAATTTTTCAAACAGGTGCAAGGTCATGATTCAGGCTGCAGAccccgatgatgacgatgaggacgaatcTGAAAGGACAGGGCCAGGCAATTCAAGGCCCCCCAAGACAATGTTGGGTGCTATGCATGCAATGTGGAACAAGGAAGGCATCCCAGGCTTCTTCAAAGGATTACATGCTCAGATACTAAAGACGGTTCTGAGCTCTGCATTACTGCTGATgataaaagagaagatttcaaagTTCACCTGGATCTCGCTGCTAGCCCTGCGGCAATACCTCTTTGTTTCTCGGAAGAGAATCAAGAGTGCATAATTGTATCATATGTCAGACCTGAGAAAACCAGTCGAATCGTCCACCGGTATTTCAAGATCTTATACTACCAAATAACAGAAGTACAGAAGCATGCAGAAGAACACAATCGTCCTGAGAGCGCCATGGAATGTTCTGAATAAATTCATTTGTTTTTTCGTGTAGCTCTGAGTATCTGATATGTACTTGGAATGGAAATACAGTATGGAATAGGTGTTGTCCAGAAGTAGTTCTGGTGATGTGATTGTGGTCTGGTAGACTGGTACCATACGTGTAAAATGCCACTTTTGTTCTATTCTTTGTTCTTTGCTGGAATTGAAGCAATAGCAATAAGTCTCCCATGTTGTGAAATTCGCTCCCTGCCCTCTTAAGTCTTAATGTCGAAAGAATTTTCgcttggcacatgcaaattttgcTTTGGCAATGGCACGCGGACCGCCGGGACGAGCAGGAGGTCGGAGCGCCGCCGCGTAGTGAGCCCCATGAGCTCGGCCATGTCCAGCTCCCCGGGCTCCGTCCCGTCCGGCAGCTCCCAGTCGAAGTGGTAGAGAAGGCTGGCGAGCGCGAGCTCCATGTTGGCCAGCCCGAACGCCATTCCAGGGCACATCCGCCGCCCGGCGCCGAACGGTATGTACTCGAAGTCCGTGCCCTTGAAGTCGACGTCGCCGCCCTCGAACCTCTCCGGCGAGAACTCCTCCGGGTCGTCCCAGTGCGCCGGGTCCCTGCCGATCGCCCACGCGTTGACGAGCACCATGGCGCCCGCCGGCACGTCGAAGCCGAGGACCCGGCACGGGGCCCGGCACTCGCGGGGGAGCAGCATCGTCGCCGGTGGGTGCAGCCGGAGCACCTCCTTGATGACGAGGTTCAGGTACCGCAGGCTCGCCACGCTCTCCTCCGTGACCCTGTCGCGCCCGTCGAGGGCTCGCCGGACCTCCTCCTGCGCCTTGCGCATCACCCTCGGGTTCCTCAGTAGCTCCGCCATGGCCCACTGCAGCGCCGTCGCCGACGTCTCGCTGCTCGCTATGAAGATGTCCTGTTCGAGTTGAAGCAGAGGAAATTAGTCTCGCTGGTGTTGAAAGTTTCTCCTCCATTTGTAATACGAGAAGATCGAGATGAGCAGCTTACGACGATGACTGCCTTGATGTCGTCGTTGGTGAGGGGAGGATCGAGCTTCCCCTCTCTCTGGATCCTCAGGAGGACGTCGAGAAAGTCGTCGccgtcggcgccggcgccggccctGCTGTTCTCGTGATGGTCCTGGATGATGGCGTCGATGAACTCCCTCATCTCCCGGCGCTCCCGCTTCATCTCGCGCGGCATCCGGCTGACGAGCATCGCCAGCCGCGACGACGGGAAGAGGTCCGGCAGGCACTGCGCCGGCGCGAGCTTCACCCTCCGCTCCAGCATCCGAAGGAAGGCGGCCCGGTCCTTGAACCGGCTGCCGATGACGGCGCGGACCGCCGAGTCAGCGACGTACGCGCTGATCCGCTCGCTCAGGTTCACCGCGGACGAcggagacggcgccaccgccaccgccaccgaccGGAGCAGCCGGCCGACCTCCTCCTCGCGCACGGGCCGGAAGGACCTGACGCGGCGGGAGGTGAAGAGCTCGAGGGTGCAGATCTTGCGGAGCTGCCGCCACGCGTCGCCGTAGGGCGCGAACACGATGCCCGGGCTGTCGCCGAGGAGGGCCGTCCCCGTCGGGGTCATGGGCCGCGACGCGAACGCCAGGTCATGGGTCTTCATGACCTCCCGCGCGGCGTCGGACGAGGAGGCGACGACGACGCGGAGCTCGCAGAGGCGGAGCAGCATGAGCGGCCCGTGGCGGCGGGACAGGTCCCGCATCGCGCGGTGCGGGAGCGCGCCTGCGACGTGGTGGAGGTGGCCGATGACGGGGAGCGCCCACGGCGACGGCGGAGGACGCGGCCGGTGGCTGCCTTCACGCCGGCGTGACGACCAGACGAAGTAGAGCGCGGGGACGATGGCGAGCAGAGGAAGGAGGAGCATGGAGAGCGGAGCTAGCTCAGCCATGGCTCGACTTGATTCTGACCTCACGACTTTCGAGCAGAGCTTCTCTTTGTTTGCGTGTGCGTGTAGCGTAGTAGACCAGTATAGAAGGAGTGCAGTAATTTTTTGTACTCTAGTCGTCAGTGTTCCTCTGATATTAATCTGGTAATATAAAAATTTCTGTATTCTATACTGCTCCGTAAAACACTGACGCTTTGCCCAACCACTGACTCACTCTCTGAAAgcgattttatttttttctatagaAGGGGACTTTCTTACCGTTTTAACCTTTTTTTCTAAACATGGGCATAAAATAAACCAGATCTGAAaccatttcacgatctgacctttTAGAAACGCTACAAGCCGTGGCGTTGCTGTCCCACTATGCaacgcctgtctaccgtggcgttgctgccctacagtgatacgcctgtctaccgtggcgttttttcttttctgcaacgccagtctacagtggcgttgcagacccactgtgaAACGCCTGCCCTATAGTGACACGTCTGTCTATCGTggcgttttttctttcttgcaacgTCAGTCTAGTGTGGCGTTGCAGGCCGATTGCgaaacgccaacagtgctggcgttgcagacccactatggAACGCAGCGACGACATCCGCCAGGCCACGGCATGCTGCCAGCAACATATGTACTGCTGAAACGCCATGGACCATGGCGTTTCACGCGTTGCCTGCAACGCCACGTTAGACTGGCGTTTGAGTGggactgcaacgccacattagactgacgtttctatgtgcgtctgcaacatcacattagactggcgtttctatgtGCGTCTGCAACGCCACGGGCTCTGGCGTTTCAAAAAAGGTCGGATCGTGAAATGGTTTCAGTCAGAGTTCATTCCGTGCAATACTTTCATCCCATGGGTCAAAATCGTGAAAAAATCCTATAGAAGGAGTGCAGTAATTTTTTGTAGTCTACTCCCtcagtttctaaatataagtccttgtagagatttcattaatggactacatagggatgtatatagacatactttagagtatagattcaatcattttgctccgtatgtagacccttagtaaaatcgcttaaaatacttatatttaggaacggagggagtagtcgtCAGTGTTCCTCTGATATTAATATGGTAATATAAAAATTTCTGTATTCTATACTGCTCCGTAAAACACTGACGCTATGCCCAACCACTGACTCACTCTCTGAAagcgattttatttttttggcagCCTGAAAGCGATTTTCTTAGCGGGGCCTGTTTCTTCTACCGGAGTTCAATCCACCATCCACGTTGACTTGGGCGAGTATTTAACAAAAAACCATATCACATTTCAGGCATGTGTCCCACTGAATTACCACTTTATAATTTTTTGCCTAAACAATATCCAGTTCGTCCTAATTTGTTGTTAAAAAATATCACAATTTTTAATGAAAACTACTACATTTTTTAGTTCGTTTAGATAATCTTGTTAGGTATTGGTTCATGTTTTTTTTAATCTGGATCATGATAGGTCAGGCTTGCA encodes:
- the LOC123442256 gene encoding desmethyl-deoxy-podophyllotoxin synthase-like; the encoded protein is MAELAPLSMLLLPLLAIVPALYFVWSSRRREGSHRPRPPPSPWALPVIGHLHHVAGALPHRAMRDLSRRHGPLMLLRLCELRVVVASSSDAAREVMKTHDLAFASRPMTPTGTALLGDSPGIVFAPYGDAWRQLRKICTLELFTSRRVRSFRPVREEEVGRLLRSVAVAVAPSPSSAVNLSERISAYVADSAVRAVIGSRFKDRAAFLRMLERRVKLAPAQCLPDLFPSSRLAMLVSRMPREMKRERREMREFIDAIIQDHHENSRAGAGADGDDFLDVLLRIQREGKLDPPLTNDDIKAVIVDIFIASSETSATALQWAMAELLRNPRVMRKAQEEVRRALDGRDRVTEESVASLRYLNLVIKEVLRLHPPATMLLPRECRAPCRVLGFDVPAGAMVLVNAWAIGRDPAHWDDPEEFSPERFEGGDVDFKGTDFEYIPFGAGRRMCPGMAFGLANMELALASLLYHFDWELPDGTEPGELDMAELMGLTTRRRSDLLLVPAVRVPLPKQNLHVPSENSFDIKT